The Lathyrus oleraceus cultivar Zhongwan6 chromosome 5, CAAS_Psat_ZW6_1.0, whole genome shotgun sequence genome includes the window agttccagaaaataaggattcaagaaaaattcctttacaactaagaagggactcatggccacctgggatgactctgaatctgatgccttagaatcagactctgaagaagaacaggcaaatgtggcattcatggctaccacatctaGAAGCTCATCAGAAAGGGAATCTGATActaaagaggtattttctgatctttctcgtTCTAATCTTGAATCTTGCTTATCTGATTCTCTAACCTCATATCAGAATCTACGACAAAAATTCAAGGCTTTAAAGAAAGTCCTTGAAGGAACCATTGAAGAATGTGACAAGCTTAAGATAAAAGTTTCTGAATTAAAAGACAACATTCTGGTTTTGGAAAGAGAAAAAGAATCTtcaaataaacaatgtttaaaacttgaagaagccttatatcaagccccacaaacttctaacacaatcgtatataaatatgaaaaagcatttcaaaagtttctaaaaaatgggctagaaagaagcagaatggcttctacgatttatggagtcagtcaaaataagaaaagaggaataggatatgactctgatgaagacGAGCAAATACCTTCTGCAGATGATAAACCTAAATCTCCcttttcttatcactacacacacgCACAAACACAAAATTTTACTAATGCCAGAAAACCCAAATTTCCAGAAACTCTGGGAGATCTAATCATAGAGGACCCAAAATATTATGGGCACCAAAGGATAAAATagtctatgttgcagatatcctatgcatcagagttaagacaccagtcatggtacctggactatggatgctcgcgacacatgacgggaagaaagcatatgttccaaagtctggaacttaaagatgttggctttGTAGGTTTTGAAGGAAATtagaaaggaagaatcagaggctccaaaacaattggtaatggatctcttcccttTATCTCTGATGATCTTTACGTAAAGGATTAATGTAGAACCTGTTATCCAgaagtcaattaagtgataacggttatgatataatctttaataaAACAACATGcaaagcaattaatcagaataatggaacagttcttttcactggcaagaggaaaaataacatttacaaaattaatctttcaaatctaaaagatcaaaatgtaaaatgtttaatatctgtaaatgaagagcaatgggtatggcatagacgcttgggtcacattagtATGAGAATGATTTCTCAtctaaataaactcgagttagtcagaggtctacctaaactgaagttttcttcatatgctctttgtgaggcatgccagaaaggaaaattttcaaaaacttcttttaaaaagaaaaatgttatttctacctctaagcctctggaactcCTTCACATTGACTTGTTTAGACCTATGAAGACAGCttcagtcaatggaaagaagtatggactggtcattgttgatgattatagtcaCTGGACATAGTTAAAATTTCTAAAGCACGAGAATGAGCCACACTttgtattcactagtttctgttcaaaagtgcaaaatgaatttgactaTAAAATCATCAGAgagtgatcatggtggcgaattcgaaAATAAGTTTTTGAAGAAATTTTTGATTCAAATcgaatatcccatgatttctcgcgtcctagaactccacaacaaaatggggttttagaaaggaagaataggactctccaagaaatggccagaaccatgatcaatgaaacaaatgtgggTAAGCACTTTTGTGTTGAAGTAGTAAATAtagcgtgttatattcagaatataatctctgtaagacctattctggagaaaACTCCTTAtaactgtgtaagggaagaaaactcaacatttcttattttcatccatttggatgctcttgttttatccttaacactaaagaacatcttaacaagtttgattcaaaagcatAAAAAGGTATATGTTAGGATACTTAGAGCGCTCTAAgggctatagagtatacaatacagaaactaaaattgtggaagaatcaatacatgtcagatttgatgataaacttgactctgaaaagtcaaagctagttgaaaaacttACAGATCtggagataactcttgcaggttctgacaAAAATACTAAAGAATCTGAGAAAGCTGAAAAGAAAAACCCAAAAATAACTGAAATCCCAACTGTACAAAAAATATCAAGAAATCGTTCAACTGtctctgaagaattgattctgggtAACAAGGATGAACCTATAAGAACAAGGTCTACATTCAAAATATCTGAGGAAACCCCTCTGGGATTAGTGTATTTGATAGAGCCTACATCttgtgatgaggcacttcaagacaatgaatGGATTCTGGAAATGGAAGAAGAGcttgatcaatttgcaaagaatgacgtctgggatctgGTACCAAAGCCAAAAGGGACCCATGttattggaaccaaatgggtgttcataaacaaactaaatgaaaaaggagaagtggtcagaaataaagcacgactggtagcagaaggttacagtcaacaagaaggaattgactaCAACAAACCATTTGCTCCAGacgccaggttagaatctatttgtttacttgtatcattcgatgtaaatcattccatcaaattatatcagatggatgtcaagagcgcatttctgAATGGTTATATCTCGGAAGAAGTGTATGTACACCAACCTCCAAGTTTTGAAAActctcatgatatgtcagatatacgttgatataacatgattttattaggggaaaagttgactctacactcttttgtaaaaacatcataaatgatctcatgatatgtcagatatacgttgatgatataaTTTCTAGTCCAGCTAACCCttctgtttgtcaagaattctctgagttaatgcaggaagaatttgaaatgagtttgatgcaagaactaaaattctttatgggaattcaaatcaaccaagCTTTAGAAGCCATACACGTATATCAAAGCACATACATAAAAtacattctgaagaaatttgaaatgtcagaaagcaaaccagcaaagactcccatgcatcctacctccattctggaaaaagaagaagtagATCAAAAGGTTTGccagaagctctatcgtggtatgataggctctgTTCTCTATCTGATGGCTACACGGCCATATATTCTCTTCAGCGTTTGtctatgtgccagattccaatcagatccaagggaatctcatcTAAAAGTAGTTAAGAGAATtctaaggtatctgaaaggaacacctaaccttggcatgatgtatgagaaaacatcagagtataggctctATGAATATTATGATGAAGATTATGCCGGAGacagattggaacgaaaaagcacatctggaaactGTCAATTTATGGGAAACAATCTTATATATTGGGCTAGTAAAAGACAGTCAACCATTGCACTCTCTACTacagaagcagaatatatctcagcttcattatgcactactcagatgctctggatgaagaatcaactagaagatcttcagatatatgagagtaatGTTCCTATATTTTATGATAATATTGCTGCCATATGCTTAAGTAAGAACCCTATTCTGCATTCCATATcaaagcacatagaaataaaacatcattttatcagagactatgttcagaaaggggtaatttctttaaaattcatagatacagaCCACCAATGGGCTGATATCGTCAtaaaaccccttgctgaagatagattctcattCATTTTGAAACATCTGAACATGGAAAATTGCCCAGAATGAGTTAAATGTGTGCTTCTCTGAAATGGCAAAGTAGGCTCAAACCTAACATTTGGCGTCTAAATATGACTCTGATATTTCTACCAGTTAGAAGTTATCTGAATAAGAAATCCTCAAGAcccaatctcttggtattcctaAAGATTAGACATATCAACATGTGGCCTctcttgcgtctgaccttggatcTTCTACACAACTGTCTAGCACAGAACTTAAGAGACATACtattgagatctcctcgagcagtgtgcagATTTGTGGGATTAGACATCCATCATTAGCTGTAATAAATCTACCCCTTAGCGTGTCAACTCAATTTTTGTGCCATTATTTAATTACTGTTTAATTTTCCCTTCAAACGGTGTCATTTTGCATGCTAGCCTTGGGTACTTATAATTGCCACAAGCctcactttcacacttttcactcacatCCTACACAAACCCTCTCTCTCAACTTACTCTCAGTCTTCAAGCATTTTTTCAAGTGTTCATCAATCCTTATTCATCTTCTacatggattctcaacaacagTCAATATACAACTTCTCCCAACAGATGGAATCAAATGAACAACATTCAACCTTTTCCAAGCAAAGGACTACAATAACTACTGTTATTTCCACTCCCATCTACAAAGAATCCCACATCTTGGACCGTCCCCctcacattcatcttgcaacTCCATTCGATAAACTTGAAGTTCTCTGCGAATCGTTGGTAGATTTTGACAATATGAAGAGAAATGGGATTGACCTCGCGGAGGAGATGAAaaagcaaggttgggaaaactattTTCAAAGACTCTATGGTCCAATCTAAACCTATCTAgtcaaagaattctggagatttgcagattCATATGACCACTGCATAGTCTCACATGTTCTAGGTACGAAAATGGTGATCACTGGGAACTCCATAGCCAAACTTATGAATATGGAGAAGACAGGGGGAAGAAGAATTTAtaacataaaccctagggcaaaatacatGTCCCAGGAGATTATCCTAACAATCTTCAAACAGAACGTTGAGGGAAACTCGCCCAAGAATAAGGAATTTCATCAGAACCTAAGGGTCTGGCTGAATATGATTCTGGGGactattcatcatcgcccaaTATCTAACTCGtcagactacatcaacactgGCCAAAAATGTATCCTCTACTGCCTACACAAAGGGATCAAGCTGAATCTGTCAGCTCTATTGTTCAAAAATCTGAGGGACTCTGGAAGGGACACtagaaacaacatgaagcccagaacaAATATTCCCCTGGGAAGGCTGATCTCCGATGTTATTATAGAGAGCGGCTTAGTGGATCATCTGATTCGCCATAATCTAATGGAGGATGTGACAGTCGACACCGGAAGGCCTCTGAATTCAAGGAATCTGAAAAGCATGGGAATCATAGAGAAAGTTCTGGTCAAGCCTTctctggacacctcctgggaagctctgaaggatcagaggaagatacCCAACAACCTCTACCTTTTTTCCAAGATAAACCCCTCAGAAGTCATCACATACTATCTGCAGAATCTAGCAAATCAAGGGGTAGACATCTCTGATTTCCCGGTGGATTGGCTACCTGAACAACCATAAAACTTCATGAAGAAGCAAAGAGAGCCCtctaagaagaagaagaaagctAAGAGATAAAAGTTAGGAGAACCTTCTGTGCCCAGACCACCAGTGCCTCTGGTCCCCTCCTCCTCTCCAATTAAGTCTCAATCCTCTGACTTTCATACTTTACACTTAAGTCAACTATCTTCTTCCTTACCTCAACCTTCCCCAATCTATACACACTCTGAACCTACAACCTCCACCACAAAGCCCTCTGAAACACCCACGTCTAACCAACCATCACCTCCCCTTCAAAAATCCAATCTCACCACCACAACTCTGCCCATATCTAAAGCCCAACTATTCAACGAACCCATATCACCACCCTCTTCCACTCCCTCATCCCCGCCTTACTATACCATCTCCTCTGATTCTGACCCATCTGACCCTCAATCCCTTACTCTCGCTCAACTCCAGACTCGCGCCCTCTCCTCCCAAAACCCACCTGAACTAGAAACCAATATTCCTTCACCATCTGAACAACCACCAACACCACCCTCTGAACCACACACAAAAACCACCGCTGAAAACCCCATTACTCAACAAATTGAACCTCCCACTAAAACCATCCCCACACCATCAACACCTATATCTCCCATATCTGAACCCGAACCCATCTTTCCCACATTGGAAGAGGCGGTAGCCTTATTTGCTGAGTCTTTAGTGGAGAAGATCAAATCGCTATCTGAAAACTCTAGAATCAATGATGATCCCTCTGCAGTGAGGATTCACTAGAATAGAGTTATTAgatggatgacatctgaggctttcaagctgaaaggcctctctgaacaagtctGAAACGACTTCATCATAGAAGATGGAGAGAGGTTATAGGATCATCTGGCCAGAGAGGCGGAAGAGAGAGCTCGTAGAAAAGATGAAGAAAATGCTCGTCTAGAAGAAGAAGAACGAGCAAGAGAAGCTTCCGAAAAGGCCGCCGTTGAGACTGATGCTGCTGCTAAAGCTGAAGCCAAAGCCAAGGTTGATGCTGAAGAAGCAGCACGCATAGCTGCGGAAGAAGCTGCCAAGGCTAGGGATGATGCCCTTACTCAGGGGgagtgtaggtgtttaattggctgcattgtatggtaaaacactagctggattctaatgtcttgactgatgtcatgacatgctgcGGAGGTGTTTGTGtaactgcattgtaggttagaatatctagctgtactctgatgtcttgactgatgtcatgacatacttgagtagtttactgcaggattatCTAATACAGGAtgtattgaatgtcaaattggatgttgtgacattcatccctgtcagcagatactgaggaatagaacagttggtgttctgttagaactcggtatttattttcagtctggttatcaaggaaataccagacctggcataaggcctactgtctgaatgtcaaactggatgttatgacattcatcattgacagcatatactgaacaatagacatagtggtgttctgctacacttcagtatgtttctcagtctgttcttcaagaggataacagaactgacttaaggctgaatgtgtaaatgtcaaattggatgctttgacaattattaatgtaagttgttactgtagaatggacagattggtcctgtacggttcagcaaatttgtacagtctgtttttaggaaaaacagacttagcatattgtccttgatgtcaagctgaatgttgggacattcattcttgacagcatatgctaaattgtaggttgtttagtttttctgtttcagcatttttctcaggctattcttcagggattcaacagctgagagaaaatccaggaaaccaacaaccaagctacatttaatgaacctaacaaatagcctatttgttagtaacctagatgtggaatttagggaactcgcgtgaccttaaattcaggagaatacaagtacaaggcctaagtgctgcaatataaaaggaagtcattccttcatttagaactggggattttgaggcgtgaagatttagtgtgtccatcatacttcactgctgtatttttgtgagtcttgtattagacatatcttgtaagccaagatattatcacgtagatgattgcattggtatagggtgttcattgagttgtaagtgttgtgtcactctaagcttttaagtgtgagtgttgtgtatcttgattaaagttgttaagcacaatcaagagttgtttgaagtgtgacttcaaaattatctttaatattgattaaaggtagtaatcactgaggtgattgagggggagtgagtaggaactctgatcttcgTGTAAGATCGAAATTGCATTGGGcaggtattaagtgatagggttaaacagttggtttaaggtctgaattaatactactaatagtggatttcctccctggcttggtagcccccagacgtaggtcatgttggactgaactgggtaaacaattgctcgtgttatttactgcacttacatttttctgcataatccttgtctgcgcagaattggatgtcataacaacccgtgtgacatcgaaagtctgttgactagaatttcaattggcatcagagcaggcaccctgcctgttaagTTCTGGGTGAaatctagggaagttactttctagtaccatggacaaggatgtaggacactcaaatagaccacccatgctagatggttctaactatgatgattGGAAGCCTagtatgatagccttcttaaggtctctagatagcaaagtctggagagctatcaacaaaggatgggaacatccaacgaagacaggtgaggatggagtcagtgtgcagatccctgaagaagaatgggacaaggagcaagaggcattagcccttggaaattctaaggccttgaatgcattgttcaatggaataagtaagaacatcttcaaactagtgcaccactgtgagctggccaaggatgtgtgggataccctcaaggtaactcatgaaggcacctccaaagtgaagatgtccaaacttcagatgctgaccaccaagtttgaaaatctgaggatgaaagaggatgagactattcatgactttcacatgaatattcttgagattgcaaacacctctggtggcttagggaagaaaatggctgaagagaaacttgtaagaaagattctcaggtcattacctaagagattttccatgaaggtcactgcaatagaagaggctcaagatatctgcaacatgaaggtggatgagctcattggttctctccaaacctttgaaatggggATGTGcgagaatgttgaaaagaagagcaaaagcatagcttttgtatcaaattctgaagaggagtcagaagtaggatatactggaggtaatgaaagcatatcagaagccatagccatgcttgggagacagttcaacaagttcgtgaagaagattgatcaaagaggtagaccaaatgtcaagaacatcccgtctgacataaggaaaaaatcaacttctgaagaaaagttcaaccaaggcaagggaatccagtgtcatggatgtgagGGTTATGGACACATTcgagctgaatgccctacctacctcaagatgcaaaagaaggggctagatgtcacatggtctgagggattttctgagagtgaatctgaaggagaatctgtTAAACATGTCACcgcactaactagtgtttgtgtCACTGATGATGATTCAAGTGCAGATGATCTGACCCTTGATGAACTTGCTACATCATATAAggagctatgtgtcaccagtgcagaagtccgtgtacaaggtgaaaagcagaagaagcgcatcaaggagctggaagctgatAATAAaaagcagctgaaagtcatagatggtctgaatggtgagatatctgtgttgacatctaagctagagcagatgactaaatccatcagaatgttgaataaaggaactgacacctcggaagagatcctaaaggtgggacatAAGTCTGGAACCATGactggtttaggctttgtgaaaaaatcctcagctgaactcaaacgctcaaaggctaaagttcagaaattcaagcaaaggtcacacccaatgtctcaacatcagggaaccaggatgagtaatcatcagaagaggaaattccagcaatggagatgtcaccattgtggtaggcttggccatataaaagcctcctgctacaggcttcatggttatcctaaccaagcccctcatgacagacctaagcataagacatataggcacaatgtccccatcaagaagcgacaatggtatgctaggttagctcacacagctctgagggcttctaccagagaagactggtactttgacagtggctgctcaagacatatgactggtatggagaatctattggtggatatacaacctcacactaccagctatgtgacctttggtgatggtgctaaaggaaaaataaaaggtgtgggtaagctggactgctctggagttccagaactgaataatgtgctgttagtaagaggactaactgcaaacctcatcagcataagccagctgtgtgatcaatgttcagtttactaaggagctatgtattgtgacaaatggagacaatcaggaagttatgagcGGATCCAaatccaaagataactgttatctgtgggaacctaaagtctcaaacttctccacaatctgctcctcagccaaggaagaacaggaggtgaagctgtggcatagacgccttggacatctccacttacggggaatgaagaagatcatatccaaggaagcagtcagaggaattccaaagctgcttattgatgaaggaagagtctgtggagaattccaggtgggcaagcaaaccaagatgtcacatccgaagctgggacatcctacaacttccagagttctggagctgttgcacatggacttaatggggcttatgcaggttgaaagtctgggtggaaagagatatgcatacgtggtggttgatgaccattccagatacatgtggataagcttcatcagagagaagtcagatacatttgatgcattcaaagacctgtgcatcagacttcaacggg containing:
- the LOC127079733 gene encoding eukaryotic translation initiation factor 4 gamma-like; the protein is MASHYSDDEEEKVSNGTSSHNDSQGAIDELLNECSDKNTKESEKAEKKNPKITEIPTVQKISRNRSTVSEELILGNKDEPIRTRSTFKISEETPLGLVYLIEPTSCDEALQDNEWILEMEEELDQFAKNDVWDLTRALSSQNPPELETNIPSPSEQPPTPPSEPHTKTTAENPITQQIEPPTKTIPTPSTPISPISEPEPIFPTLEEAVALFAESLVEKIKSLSENSRINDDPSADHLAREAEERARRKDEENARLEEEERAREASEKAAVETDAAAKAEAKAKVDAEEAARIAAEEAAKARDDALTQGEC